AATGAGGTCTGGATTCAATATAAAATATGGGAATCATGAGGATATAACTGATAGTTGAAGTCATGGGAAtagataaacatttaaaacaaaacaaagtaacagAACCCTGGGAAAGGCTGTGGCAAATCTTCACATTTCGTaaagtaaatacaaatgaaatcatatgccTTTTTGTTTAAAGACAGTTTGAGTAAGTAGGTAGGATTATATTTCTGTGTAAGTGCTGCATTCAGAATAAAACTACACTGCAATGTAAATGAATGTTAAGGAATATTGGTATCTGATGAAAACAACTATTATAGATCAGATTTATAAGAACTATACAGCAAGATTTATCAAAAtgacactttaattttttaaaatatttattttagagagagagacagcacaagtgggaggggcagagagagaaagaggatctcaagcagactccctgctgagcgtggagcccctcagatcatgatctgagccaaaaacaagagttggaggcttaaccaactacaccacccaggagccccgcaAAATGAcactttaaaacaacaaaaagattttttaaatgtccaaaagcagtttaatttttatcaaacatctgaaagaacaaaaacattccagaaaatatagagaaaaattattttagaattcagCTAAGATGTAATTATAAGGAAGTGTATCCTATACTTAACGCTATCTTGGcagtgtattttgtttatttctttgcttctctcaTTAGAATTTACTGGGAGTGGGGGAATGTTGTGTCTTTTACCCAAGTTTGGAGCCTTGTACACAgttatataatcagaaaaaacTTGTTTCTTCCATGACAAGATGGGAAGTTTGAACAGATGACCTGCGAGGTTCCTTTCAACCTAGAGAGTCTATGAATAGGCCACAGAAATAGAATAGATAGAAAAAGTGATAGTTGCTTACTTACCACTTAAAAGAAGTGGGCTTAGTCCTTTGTAACAGCAAAGGGCCAATGTTTCAAAGCTACAGAAAGGCAGTTAATATTACAGAAAGGCAGCTTAATATTACAGTGGTAAGAATTTTCAGTTATTCAATTAAGAATTAACAATTACAGCAACCCAAGAGAGGTTGTTTCAGGACGTGGCTATCTAGGAAATAACTGGAATGCAAAAGCTGATCCTTAGATACTTTTAGTTTAGGTCTTCCCAATCTTTTTCATGACATTGCACAGAAAATGGTTGTGCAGCATATCGATCAACATCTCAAGGCATATTTGTCACACGTTCTCAGGACTTTGGGAAAACTCATCTAGTCCAACATCCTCATCTGCAATGGGGGAAACTGAATCTTAAGGGATGCAACATTTCCAGATCAAGACTTTAACATTAACGCTGGGACTAGATAGTGTCTCTGTACAACAAATGAGCCAAAGTCTCCTTCCTAGAAATTACACAGGGTTGGATGTCAGGCTTGAAGACTGGGTCTGGGATGGTTGCAGTGCATGGGAGGACGGTCTAGATCAGTATTGCTTAAATGTGGTCCCACGACCACTGGCATCAGAACTTGTTAAGCGGTAAGGGAACTTATTGAAAACAAGAGATTCACGGGCTTCACACAGATATACTTAAGCAGGCACTGCGGCAAGGCCAGGACATCTGAATTTTTAGGTTTGAAAACACTCCCTactcccccacccctgacccaGCAGTATTTTTGGCCTCTAGAGCTCCAGCTCCAGCTAGAACTGAGCGGCTCCGCTAGTCGCGCCACATGCCAGCCTCACCTCGGAGCAGCGTGGGCGGCACAGTTATCCCGCGTCCTCGTAGTAAAATTGTCTGTTACGTACTAGCCCTTTCGGTCGTCACAGGCGGACGCCAGCCAGCACTGCCCTACCGGGGTGAGACCGCCGCAGCGCCTCCATCAGCCTCCTGGCCCCGCGCAGGAAACGACTGCGGAGGGGGGGGGCCGGGGGCAGAGGCGGCTCAGCTGCGCCCCCTTGAGGCCAGGACCCTCCGCAGGCGAGCCGGGCTGCGGTTTCCCTTCTCCGCCCCCGAGCTCCTCCTCCTTTGCAGCCCCGCCCACCGGGGAAGCCACTACAGCGCCTGCGTCAATTCTGCCTTGGACCGCCCTCTACTACCAACCGGATGCTAGCGGATTTCCCATGGTGCTTCGCGAGTGGCGGGCATGAGAGTGGACTGCAGAGGGTCGTCAGTGGGTTCTAGTCGTCATTGTTGGAGTTGTTCTCTTGTGCCGCAGGGCTCTACGAGATTGGCGCCTGGTCGCTGCCTTGTAGGTTGGTGCAATGGCGCTTTTCCGGGGCGTGTGGAGCGTGCTGAGTGCCTTGGGAAAGTCCGGAGCGGACCTCTGCGCGGGCTGTGGAAGTCGGCTGCGCTCTCCTTTCAGGTGGGACGGCTCGTCTGTAACCTCGGGAGGTGGCACGGCCCAGGACGCTCTGCGATTGGAGTGTGTACTTTTTGCCCTTCCTAGGAGGTCTGGGCCACTATGGCCCTTTGATTCAGACTTCGACTTTGCCTAGGTGGCTTTGAGACCAGGCCTTAACGCCAGTAGTCTTTCCGGCCACCCTCCACCTTTCttcccgccaccccccccccggtCCAACCTTGTAAGAACCCGTTCGGAGTTCTCTTTGAAGTGGCGCCACGAGCCTCCCGCCATCAATATAGGCGTTAaggaggcaggggccaggacCTGAAGTAAGATGCTTTCCTCCACTttgcccttcctttcctccacTTTGCCCTTCCTAGGAGGCATAAATAGAGCTTTGAGACTTCAGTTTTGCAGGTCTTCCTTCTGGTTAGGACAGGGTTTTAAATGTCACTAACACGGTGTCATCTATAGCATCTTGATGACATCTCATTTGGGATCTGTGTTCCTATGCAAATGAATATTGTCACTTAAATACTTGatattggttttctttgttcGTAGTTTTGCGTATGTACCGAGATATTTTTCATCCACCGCGAATAGTTACCCAAAGAAGCCTCTGACTTCATACGTTCGATTTTCTAAAGAACAGCTACCCATATTTAAAGCTCAGAACCCAGGTAAGGAGTTTTGGAGCACTTACTCTTTTCCGAAGTAATAAAGAGGACACTAAACAATTAAACTTCAAACTTGATTGCATTTTCAAAGCAGCGATTGACTGCGGAAACATAACCATTACATTTAGTGGTCTGTAAAATAGTAAGTATGACATATTTTAAACCGAGTAGGAATGCCTTAAAAATAATTGAGAGTTAATAGAAaggtttattattttactttttttattattatatatatttattgaagtatagttgatttACGGTAttatgtttcaggtgtacaacgtagtgattctaGTGATTGCATAACtctacattatgctatgctcaccaagTGTAGCTACCAACAGTTGCCATACAATGctgttacaatatcattgactttATCCTCCTGACTTATTCATTTAatgaaaggtattttaaaaataagcagcatGTGGAGTGGAAAGCATCCAGGGAAGAGGATGAAAAAGCTGAGTTTGGAGGATCTAGTTGCCATTGGCCTGGAGCACCATTGATCAATCATCTTATCTCTTACTTAGCTCCTACTTCAGGGAATTGTTAATGAAGTTGCAATGAAATAATAACTTATGTGGATGTGGTATATAAACTGTAAAGCTCTATACAAATTACTGCTAATTTCAAGAGCTTTTTCACTGGAAATCGGTTAATTCCTGAAAAAAGAGATTTTCAGGTAGGATGTTTGTTGACTGCCTAGAAAGGCTGTGGGCCTTCATTTGGGGTTATAGTGGTGTAAAGATAATAACTAAATTAATAACAGTCAACTTTGTTTATGATTTCTTAAGCCCTTTTACAGGGCACTTTTGAAAACCAAGTGAGCTATAATGAAAATTCTCACACTATAAAGAATTGGTTTAAAAGACATGTTTCAGAAGTACTCACATCTTTTAATATATGGTAGGTTGAACTAAGTGgtttgttaaaatgtttacatgCATCCTGGTTGTTCCAGTTaagatgaggaaggaaatggggaaTAATGAATTGATTTTGGAATGGTTTGTTTGCAAATAGTATTTCTGTAGTTGAAATACAGGGTTATGTTACATGAGTCAAGACTGTATCTTTTTGTTTAGTCAGGTTTTATGAACTTAATAATTCCTGAAAGACTAGGGAAAAAGTTTTGTTTGAAATATGAAGTGAAAAGCTTGAAGAAGTTGATTACCTATCTGCTTAAACTAATAATTTCTGAGGATTGTTCAGGGGGGTATGTGATATACTTCTTAATTTTTAGATAACAGATTTtaacaatgttgaataaaatacGAAATTACATATCAAACTTAAATTAGTTGATTAAAGAAAGCCTAAATCATTGTATTGAGTTGTGTGTGGTATAGAGGCATGTGTAATAAAACTTAGAGCTAATGGATTATGCTTTCCTAGTTTTTAGAAATTAATCCTGAGACATAAAATtgtgacttttttcattttattccaatCTGTAGATGCGAAAAATTCAGAACTAATTAGAAAAATCGCCCAACTATGGAGGGAACTTCCTGATTCAGAGAAAAAAGTAAGCATATTGGTTTTTCAGCATTGCTTACCAGTTATTCTGCGGTTAAAAACAATAGTCATGTCCTTTAGGGtaccccccaaatttttatttaatacccATTATCTGTAAGGAACTTCATACCTTCTGATTCACATAAATGATTAGAATATGAATGTATGGCAGTGGTGACGAAGGGTTGGCAGCAATCTGAAATTGAAGACTAATTGTTAGAATCTAACCTTAGTTagcatgtttattaaaaatacatgtttttaatccATGTGCATGTGATTCCAGAGCACATTTTCCCCTTAGTGGTTTAGTCTGTCTTTATCTGAAGTCATGCAGTTGTCTTTCCCTGGCAGGTATGCTGTGTTAAATTTATTAGCAGTAGTTCATTAGCttcttatttgggttttttatttatagatatatgaAGATGCTTACAGGGCAGACTGGCAGGCATACAAAGAAGAGATAAACAGAATTCAAGAGCAGTTAACTCCAAGTCAGATCGtatctttggaaaaagaaatcctgcaaaaacgtttaaaaaggaaagcactaataaaaaaaagagtgagtatcaatgaaatattcttttcctttagcaAAGGACTGAAATTTATATAACTATGAATATAGGgagtttttcttacttttatatGTGTGGCCAAATGGTAGAATGTCAGCAGGAATACCCCATTTAGGAAATAGTGAGAAAGCTCTTTTCTGCCACTAGTACCACCTGGCATTGAGTCTGTCTTGGAAACCCTTGTTTCTACTTTCGGCTGTATCTGAATTTAAGATATGTAGTTAGGACTATCTTGAAAGCTGTAGTAACAGTTATGAAACAGCCAAATCAGAAATAACAAGAACCTTTGCTTCTGGGTCTTGTCTAGAATAACCTGCTGATTTGAATTGTTTTATAGGTAATGGTGGGTTTGATTCTGAATGTTGCTGAATAGACTGAATTCATTAACATATCAGGAAGAAGTTATTTATTGTATCTAGTCACGTAGGAAGTACCCATAGGATGAAATTcgatttttctttattaaaaatccCATATGGTTCAAAATTTGTAGTTCCCAGCTTATGGTTATTAATCCACATAAATTCTGTTGCTTGAAAGACTACATTTTTCTGTAGAACCAATGTTAGGTATGAGGTAGTCAGTTTGCTCGTCCAGTACATATACTAGAGAAAATGGTTATCAGAGTTAAAactatttctttggaaaagtagATTTGAGACTGATGTGAGATGCCAACATTTCTCTCCCTGACAGGCCCCCACAGCACCAGAGTTGAGGACTCACCCATTTTAAAGTCAGTAATCTAGATAGTAATCTAGTCTTCTGATCCAGTTAGTAAAAGGCAGAAAAGGTAATAAGAGAAATACAGTGTCTGCTTAaggatagtatttggaggtgtgATTACTGAAGTTTAttctccctcttttattttcccttcctctttaatGCACCCATCCAGTGTTAAGAGTGGAGAGGACCAGAAATGAGAATTGGGCAGTGATATGGgatttccttttcatatatttcttttgttccttacTCTTTCTCCTCGTGtttccattgttttttaaaaagattttatttatttattttgagagagagagtgtgcatgcacgtgagcaggggaaggggcagagggagaggtagaagcagacttgccgctgagcagggagcccaacacagggttcgatcccaggaccctgagatcacgacctgagccaaaggcagatgcttaactgactgactgagccacccaggtgccccttgtattCCCATTATATGTTTGTTACACCTGTTAGAAGTTGTCCCATAGGCGTTGGATAGTctgttcagtttttgtttgtttgttttttcagtcttggttctctttgcttttggatattTGAGGATTCTATTAATATGTCCTTTAGCTCAGAGATCTTTCTTCAGCCATGTCCAGTCTAGTAAGTCCATCAAAGACTTTCTTCGTTTCTGTTACAGCATTTTTGATATCTAACTAATTTTTTTTGGGTTCGTCCTTGggatttccatctcttttttattGTCAGTCTGTTCTTGCATGCAGTCTAAAGTCCTTAGCATATTAAtctagttgttttaaattcctggtctgataatttCAACATCCCTCCCATATCTGGTTCTGGTGCTTGCTTTGCCTCTTcaaattatgtgtttttttgaCTTTTAGTATGCTGTGGAAGTTTTTTCTTGATAGATGGACATGAGgtactgggtaaaaggaactgctgtaaaTAGGCCTTAGTAATGTAATGAGGTGTAGGGGCAAGAAAAGCATTCTGTTGTCCTGTGATTAGGTCCTGATCTTTTAGTGAGCCTATGCCACTGGTCTGTGAACTTCACAAGAGTTTCTCAGTTCACTCCTGCACGCACCGCCTCCCCCTTAGGTGTGGGACAAAATGGCTGGAGTGTGcaggagttgggtatttcccttcacTCAGGTCAGTTAGGTTCTGGTTAACTAGTTAaccctgagggcaggccttgttaatAGTTGAGTGCTCAGGCAtttcaaaatagtttcttttcctcttcGCCTCACAGAAGCAGGAGGGGATTTTTCCCAATATTTATTGTGGAAATCTGGTCTAGCTTCTAGAGGTAAATCTTACAACACCGTGAGGACCCTCCTGTGATTGGGTCCCTTGTAGTTTTTAAACTCTAAGAGTTGTCCACACAGAGCATCCAGCAATTCATTTATTACAATAGAGGTTTTCCTACCCCAGCACTGGTTCCAGCAGGGCTTGCCTCGAATCCCTGTATTCACTTGTATGTCTCTCCAGTCTAGGGGCGGCACTTTgacctgttttcttctctttctcttggatcCAAGAAAGGTGgttgatttttcagtctcttCAGCTTTATACTTACTGTTAGGGTgatgacttccaagctccttGTATGTAGAACCTGAAACTTGAAGCCTGAAGGTTTTTTCTCTCAGACTTCCATTTTCACTCcctgttggaatttttttttctattgaattttccCAGTGCCAGCTAGTTAGAGATCAGGTGAGAAGTGTGGGGATCAGGAAGTTACAAGTAGAGCACCTGGGAGAGAAATCCCTAGCAGTGGCtctagaaagaaaaggggaaatagTTAAGTTATGGAGTGCCTGGAGTCTACAGTAGTTTTATGACTGAGAGTTCAGCGAGAAGGTAGTAAATCACAGGGGTCCTACTTATGAATAAAAATTGGGTTATTGACTTTAACCAAATTACCATTAAAAGCCATATACTTTTGTAAATTACAAGTAAATTCAGAAACTAAGGAGGATAATGCAGTATCCCTTGTTCTCTGAAACTCAGAAACTACACTGATTTAAACAGCAAGGGATACGTGTATTCTTTTtcatctcctgcctcccctgctctTTGGTACCCAATTAAAAGAATTGAATTTAACACATCGTTGAGGTTTAAAAGTTGAGAGAtatcagagaaggaaatgaaatgagagaTTATTAAACAGATAGTCTAGTAGTCATGGGTTGTGGTGGAGCCATGTGGTGACGAGGAGATGATAGTGTCCTGTAAGGATGAAGCTGAGAttgttttaaccttttaaaaaaggatttgtaCATATGTGTTCAGTTACTCAGTTTGTGGAGACTATGAAAATCATAGggaaagaaattgtttttgtATGGAAAATAActcataaaatttattaaaatttttaaaacttagtgctatcaaaaaaaattctcatccCTAGAATGAACAGTCACTTTGTATAAGATTCTTAACATTCACTCACAGGAGCTTCCATAATGCATAGTAGTGAATAAAGTTTCTGTAGATAAAGTTAAGTCTCACAGAAGTTAAAACTGTGTGTAACTCTATCATTTTTGTTACTCAGGAGTTAACAATGCTTGGAAAACCGAAAAGACCTCGCTCAGCTTATAACATTTTTATAGCTGAAAGGTTCCAGGAAGCTAAGGATGGTACATCACAGGTAAAACAGAAgagcatttgttttttaaatttttgtttattttgatttttaaaatatttaaacaaagttGTAGGGGTGCCATATGTTAGGAGGTGAAGAAAAGtagtaaattattataaatacacaaataaggtCCTCTTTCTTGTATCTCTTTTAAAGGAAAACCCTTGTTCTTGCCATGTACAGTTAATTTGAGTACTTACTGGCCAATATATGCATATtcgactttttttttatttaaaaaaataacattttcaaatttataggGGTGTCAAAGTTCTGGAGACTTCTTATCTGGCAATTCTTAACTGCTTTGCAATCGCTGGGAAAGAATGAGAGTAAAATTACAATATTTTGTATTGGGATTTGAGTATAACCTCTTGCTTCATGTTATatcctttaataaaattttggttATGCCTGTGGGAATGTATTACGCACATGAATATCATCATATGAATgtgtccaagaaagaaagaagcttgTCATTCCTGCTGTGGcttattctttccttatttccttcttagAAGCTCCAAGTAGggattgtatttttccttttataatacgATATGGTAAGAAAAGCATTCAGATCCCTAACTCTTGTCAATCTGAGATGACGAAGGTATTTGCCACTCTGCCACATTTTGGGTTATTTGGATCTGTAGTTCATTTTACAAATCTGTTTAACGTAtgattaaataatgtatatatgatGTAGTCTTCCCTGGCTGTAtacttttcagtgttttatttcttgggattttattttatcttacgttttaaaaagatttatttacttgttttagagagagagagagcgtgtgtgcataaggagagggatggagggagagggagactagcagactccctgctgagcggggagcctgacgcggggctcaatcccaggaccctgagatcgtgacctgagccaaaatcaagagccagatgcttttaatgactgagccacccaggcgccccactccttggggtttaaaaattcagtttctataGCTTTACATTTCTAAGATGcatgcctgtttatttttttagttggaATTTGCTCAGTCGCTaacttactttggatttaatgtTCTTATCAGTATAAGAAAGTTATATGCTAGAGAATCctaactcagtggttctcaactcagACTGTACCTTGGAATCAGCTAGAAAGCTTAATGGCTGAGGGACCCTATCctgggaaattaaaattaatgcaactgtcatttttaatcatttaaaaaatattggttatACATCCTCATAggtaaaagaatcaaaataagaCTTGTTATGAAAGGTACCAGTTTTCACAGCCCTGTCGTACTGCTTGCTCCAGAAGCAAATACCTTCAGCTGTTGGCTCATTCTTGTGGTATTTACCCATATCTCTAAAAAATACCTTACATTGTTacttactgatttatttcaattttaagcaTTATCTATATTTTAGGCATTACCTCCCACTATTTAAGACAAACATTTAACACTTTCTCATCCCACTGTTCATGTTTCCACTCACCTGCTTCCCAGTATAGTTATAATTTTGGTTAGTTGAATATCGAGTATGTTATTATGATAATGTAAACCCTAGTCATAGCTGAGCTATGCCATTTGctatgattatttttcctttcttaaaaaactgACGTCTACTGAAGTTtgttatgttttgtatttttttcccttagcttATTATATACTCTCAGTAATTTAGCCTTAAACTCTTAAATATATTCACCAGCTTTCAGTGCACTCAAGTGCATTAGCTATTCTGTCAGTTTCAGTGTGGTGCCTCTGATTTGTTCCAATTTGGTTGTGGCCTTTTATGCTTAGTGCACAGTTGACATTCATCCTTGTGGTGCTTTTGCTTCTTCTGTTGTCTTTCTTGATTTATGGATTCTGTTATAGCATCTCCCCAATGAGAGTACATGGGAGATCAATTTTTTGAGTTTTTGCATGTCTAAAAATATCTCTGTCCTTACATTTGTTTGATAGTTTGGGCATAGAATTCTAGGGTAGGAATCatgttctttcaaaattttaaaaatattgcttctttGTCTTGTAggttcttcttcttattatttttgaagattttatttatctgggagagagagcatgagaggggtaagagtcagagggagaagcacactccctgctgagcagggagcctgatgtggggttccatcccgggacacaaggatcatgacctgagccaaaggcagtcacttaaccagctgagacaTCCAGATGCCCCTTGTAGCTTCTTGTTACTGCTTTTGAGAAGTATAAAGCCGTTTTGATGATTAGTCCTTTGAATGtgatctgctttcttttttcttcccttctccccttttttccctctgttcttcctAAGAGAGAGAGTCTTCTGAGCTggtcctctcattttcttttctgtattattttctcttagcGTTTTTttgctatacatttttttttttaaagattttatttatttattcgacagagatagagacagccagcgagagagggaacacaagcagggggagtgggagaggaagaagcaggctcacagcggaggagcccgatgtggggctcgatcccataatgccgggatcacgccctgagccgaaggcagacgcttaaccgctgtgccacccaggctcccctttttGCTATACATTTTTACTTAATCTCCACTGGCCCCAACTATACCTGGTATCCACAGAGTAGCTCTGTTTTACCCTTTTGAGAGGATGAATCCTAGAATCTGCCTGTGGTGGGGATTTAATATCCTTTTCAAGAGAATTTCAGTCTCCTGTTTTAAGCCCATCTTTCACCTCTGTTTTCTACCTTTCTGATGCTGCCAATTCCCGAGCTACTTGGGAATTCCTCATTGTAAGCCAGTTTACTTTTTAGGCTTTCCCCAGTGCCAGCTTGGGAATCTGCCTTGTTGGTTAGGTAAGTCACCATTTATCCACCTGCTTTTCAGCTTCTCAAATTTTGTGTTGGTAGTGCCCTCTCCTGTTGTCTTTTCCTCGTGGGTTTATGCCataaaaaatgttgtttattcatttactttttgaaaaaaataaataatagaagttTATtgctcacagtctggaggctgggtAGTCCAAGATCAAGAAATTATCATGGTTGCCTACTGGTGAGATCCCTCTTGGTTCATAGCTGGTATCATCTCagtgtgtcctcacatggtagaagggcTTTGTGGGTTTTAGGAGGGAGCAAAAGTAAATatctttccatctctttacttttctttaatgaattattttatttaggtgAAGACTCAGATTATTAGGCATGCAACTTGATAAATTATTGTCGAACTCAGTGAATACTAACTTCATGgattaaatataagcaaaaacCTTAAAGAATTAAGAGCATTAAAGCAGTTCCTTCCAAAGCTAAGAGAGCAGTTATTTAGTGAGTAACTGTCCCTGAATATATTAGATGTGTTTATAAaggtaagttttaaaatgttcaaaatgtaaTAGTTATGTAGTCTCAGATACTACCTGGTACCTCCATTTTTATTGATAAGAAAAAATTTAGAGCTCAGAACAGTAAAGTTTATTATTCTCATTCTGCTTCTCCTTAAAATCACTGATGATTTCCTCTTAGCTTTAAATAGATACTTTTCagaccatttctctctctccttcacactTGCCTACTCCTACCCCTGtatgtctccctctgcccctcattctCCACCCACCCATTTATTCCTTCAGTCTCTGCTTTCTGGGAGCAGCAGCACAAGCTGTATGAGGTGTGCTgactctcctctctgtctctcctccagcCATGGGTTCCCTGAATccttctaattttataaatgaagaaccAAGCCTAAGGGAGGTAATGATGACTTTTTCCAAGTCATATAATTAAGTTCAGCTAAGTAGAATTAAGGACTAGTGTTGTGTTGTTGCTATGACTACACCTAAATACTTTGGCACAGATTTTAGAATAAAACATTAAGAtacagggaagaaataaaaacacttagTCTTTGAAGTTAGTCTATCATAGGAATATAGATTTATACTTGAATATTGTTGAATCGAAAAGGATacatctgcacagcaaaggaaaccgtTAACAAAGTGAGAAGGAAACCTACTGAAtgagggaaaaatatttgaaaatcatgtatctgataaggggttaatatctaaaatatataaaggatgtGTACAACCCAACAGCAAAaaagcaatctgattaaaaaatggagagaggggatgcctgggtggctcagtctgtgaagtatctgcctgtggctcaggtcatggtctcagggtcctgggattgagttccgcattgggctccttgctcagcagggagcctgcttctccctctgtctgccactcctcctgcttgcgtgctctctctctgacatataaataaaatcttaaaaaaaaatggggagaggatctgaataaacatttttccaaagaagacatacagatggctagcAGATACATAAAAAGGTGTTCAGCATCaataatgatcagggaaatgcaaatcaaaaccacagcaagatacCACCTCAGAATGATTTTATCAAAagatggctattaccaaaaagaatggctattatcaaaatggctgttatcaaaaagatgaaaaagagaaaatcacgagtgttggcaaggatgccgAGAAGAGGGAACCCCTGTGCAtgtgttgatgggaatgtaaattgcgGCTCACTATAGAAAAtggtatggcggttcctcaaaaaattaatagaattaccatatgatccagctattctaCTTCTGCTTATTTATCCAAAGGAAccaaaacactaactcaaaaaggtatctgcatacccccatgttcattgggcattattcacagtaatcaagacatggaagcaatctTAActgtctatcaatggatgaatggataaagaaactgtggtttaTTTATCAACAGAATATTCAGCCGTCAAAAAGAATAGGAATAGtcagccatcgaaaagaatgaaaggctatttgcaacagcatggatggccCTTGagagcatcatgctaagtgaaataagaaacagataaataaatactgtatgatctctcttacatgtggaatcttgaAAACAACcaaattcatagatacagagaatggGTTGGTAGTTTCCACAGGTTGGGGTTGGGGCCCA
The DNA window shown above is from Ailuropoda melanoleuca isolate Jingjing chromosome 6, ASM200744v2, whole genome shotgun sequence and carries:
- the TFAM gene encoding transcription factor A, mitochondrial, whose amino-acid sequence is MALFRGVWSVLSALGKSGADLCAGCGSRLRSPFSFAYVPRYFSSTANSYPKKPLTSYVRFSKEQLPIFKAQNPDAKNSELIRKIAQLWRELPDSEKKIYEDAYRADWQAYKEEINRIQEQLTPSQIVSLEKEILQKRLKRKALIKKRELTMLGKPKRPRSAYNIFIAERFQEAKDGTSQVKLKTINENWKNLSSSQKQVYIQLANDDKIRYYNEMKSWEEQMKEVGRNDLLRRTVKHQGKDDTDEC